In a single window of the Bacillus mycoides genome:
- a CDS encoding deoxyribonuclease IV — translation MLKIGSHVSMSGKKMLLAASEEAVSYGATTFMIYTGAPQNTRRKPIEELNIEAGRKHMELNGIEEIIVHAPYIINLGNTTKPETFQLGVDFLRMEIERTSALGVAKQIVLHPGAHVGAGADAGIQQIIKGLNEVLTPEQTVNIALETMAGKGTECGRSFEEIAKIIDGVKYNEKLSVCFDTCHTHDAGYDLVNDFDGVLNEFDKIVGINRLQVLHINDSKNVRGAGKDRHENIGFGHIGYKALHHIVHHPQLTHVPKILETPYVGEDKKDKKPPYKLEIEMLKNGTFDEGILEKIKEQ, via the coding sequence ATGTTAAAGATTGGATCTCATGTTTCTATGAGTGGTAAGAAAATGTTATTAGCAGCAAGTGAAGAGGCTGTTTCATACGGTGCAACGACGTTTATGATTTATACAGGTGCACCGCAAAATACACGAAGAAAACCAATTGAAGAATTGAACATAGAAGCAGGAAGAAAACATATGGAACTAAACGGTATTGAAGAAATTATCGTACATGCGCCATACATTATTAATCTTGGGAATACGACGAAGCCAGAAACATTCCAATTAGGTGTAGACTTCCTTCGCATGGAAATTGAAAGAACATCGGCATTAGGTGTAGCGAAACAAATCGTTCTTCACCCAGGTGCGCACGTTGGTGCAGGAGCAGATGCTGGTATTCAACAAATTATTAAAGGGCTTAATGAAGTATTAACGCCAGAGCAGACGGTTAACATTGCGTTAGAAACGATGGCAGGAAAGGGAACGGAATGCGGTCGTAGCTTTGAAGAAATTGCGAAAATTATTGATGGTGTGAAATATAATGAAAAACTATCTGTATGTTTTGATACGTGTCATACGCATGATGCAGGTTATGACCTTGTAAATGATTTTGACGGTGTGTTAAACGAATTTGATAAAATTGTTGGGATAAATCGTTTACAAGTACTTCATATTAACGATAGCAAAAATGTACGCGGAGCTGGAAAAGACCGTCATGAAAATATTGGTTTTGGTCATATTGGCTATAAGGCATTGCATCACATTGTGCATCACCCACAACTTACGCACGTACCAAAAATTCTTGAGACGCCGTATGTAGGTGAAGATAAAAAAGATAAGAAGCCACCATATAAATTAGAAATCGAAATGCTGAAAAATGGTACTTTTGATGAAGGAATTCTTGAAAAAATTAAAGAGCAATAA
- the ispG gene encoding flavodoxin-dependent (E)-4-hydroxy-3-methylbut-2-enyl-diphosphate synthase — protein MTQRTKTRPVKVGNLTIGGNNELIIQSMTTTKTHDVEATVAEIKRLEEAGCQVVRVAVPDERAANAIADIKKQINIPLVADIHFDYRLALKAIEGGIDKVRINPGNIGRRHKVEAVVNAAKERGIPIRIGVNAGSLERHILEKYGYPTADGMVESALHHIKILEDLDFHDIIVSMKASDVNLAIEAYEKAARAFDYPLHLGITESGTLFAGTVKSAAGLGAILSKGIGNTLRISLSADPVEEVKVARELLKSFGLASNAATLISCPTCGRIEIDLISIANEVEEYISTLKVPIKVAVLGCAVNGPGEAREADIGIAGARGEGLLFRKGQVVRKVPEETMVEELKKEIDVIAAEMAAEREKEKQKEKQEQ, from the coding sequence ATGACTCAACGCACAAAAACACGTCCAGTTAAAGTCGGTAATTTAACAATTGGCGGTAACAATGAATTAATTATACAAAGTATGACGACAACAAAAACGCATGATGTTGAGGCTACAGTTGCTGAAATTAAACGTTTAGAAGAAGCTGGCTGTCAAGTTGTTCGTGTTGCTGTTCCAGACGAACGCGCAGCAAATGCTATTGCTGATATTAAAAAACAAATCAACATTCCACTTGTTGCTGATATTCATTTTGATTACCGCCTTGCTTTAAAAGCAATCGAAGGCGGCATTGATAAAGTACGTATCAATCCAGGTAACATTGGACGTCGCCATAAAGTAGAAGCTGTTGTAAATGCAGCGAAAGAGCGTGGCATTCCAATCCGTATCGGTGTAAATGCCGGCTCATTAGAACGTCATATTTTAGAAAAGTATGGATATCCAACTGCTGATGGTATGGTCGAGAGCGCACTGCACCATATTAAAATTTTAGAGGACTTAGATTTCCACGATATTATCGTATCAATGAAAGCCTCTGATGTTAACTTAGCAATTGAAGCATACGAAAAAGCTGCTCGCGCTTTTGATTATCCATTACATTTAGGTATTACAGAATCAGGAACATTGTTTGCTGGGACTGTAAAAAGCGCCGCCGGTCTTGGAGCAATTTTAAGTAAAGGCATCGGAAATACACTTCGTATCTCTTTAAGCGCTGATCCAGTTGAAGAAGTAAAAGTTGCACGTGAACTATTAAAATCATTCGGTCTTGCATCTAATGCCGCAACACTTATTTCTTGTCCAACTTGTGGTCGTATTGAAATCGACCTAATTAGCATTGCTAATGAAGTCGAAGAATACATCTCCACACTTAAAGTTCCAATTAAGGTTGCAGTACTCGGCTGTGCCGTAAACGGTCCTGGTGAAGCTCGTGAAGCTGACATCGGTATTGCCGGTGCACGCGGAGAAGGTTTATTATTCCGTAAAGGGCAAGTCGTTCGTAAAGTACCAGAAGAAACAATGGTAGAAGAACTGAAAAAAGAAATTGATGTAATCGCTGCTGAAATGGCTGCCGAACGAGAAAAAGAAAAACAAAAAGAAAAACAAGAACAATAA
- a CDS encoding tRNA (adenine(22)-N(1))-methyltransferase: MNEVKLSKRLEEVVREIPVGSTVADIGSDHAYLPCYTIINNIATKAVAGEVVDGPFRSAQATVAESGLQDKVDVRKGNGLAVIVPGEVDVITIAGMGGALIRDILESGKEKLEGVTRLILQPNIAAHHIREWFIENGWELIREKIVIEDGKIYEILVGERGDTAVPYSENKQAELFMGPFLIKEKSEAFVEKWEGELKNFQNILKQLERAAESEETKAKRAEVEAKMKMIGEVLS, from the coding sequence ATGAATGAAGTAAAGCTTTCGAAACGATTAGAAGAAGTTGTGAGGGAGATTCCGGTAGGCTCTACAGTAGCTGATATTGGATCGGATCATGCGTATTTACCGTGTTATACAATTATAAATAATATTGCTACAAAAGCAGTTGCAGGAGAGGTTGTAGATGGACCATTTCGCTCTGCACAAGCAACTGTAGCTGAAAGTGGCTTACAAGATAAAGTAGACGTTCGTAAAGGGAATGGATTAGCTGTTATAGTGCCAGGAGAAGTAGATGTTATTACGATTGCTGGTATGGGTGGAGCGTTAATTCGTGACATTTTAGAAAGTGGTAAAGAAAAATTAGAAGGTGTAACACGTTTAATCTTACAGCCGAATATTGCAGCACACCATATCCGTGAATGGTTTATTGAAAATGGATGGGAGCTTATCCGTGAGAAAATTGTAATAGAAGACGGAAAGATTTACGAGATTTTAGTCGGAGAGCGAGGAGATACAGCAGTACCTTACTCTGAAAATAAACAAGCTGAATTGTTTATGGGTCCATTTTTAATAAAAGAAAAAAGTGAAGCTTTTGTTGAAAAGTGGGAAGGGGAATTGAAAAACTTCCAAAATATTTTAAAACAGTTAGAACGTGCAGCAGAGTCTGAAGAGACAAAAGCGAAGCGTGCAGAAGTAGAAGCGAAAATGAAAATGATAGGAGAGGTTTTATCATGA
- a CDS encoding DUF2624 domain-containing protein, which produces MNLIKQIVNKKLNHISTKELLKYSKEYEVPITTAQADKIVLLMKGKNINIYDNTERLDLLKQIAKVTTPATAQQVNILFQQLLK; this is translated from the coding sequence ATGAACCTCATTAAACAAATTGTGAACAAAAAATTAAATCATATTTCTACAAAAGAACTATTGAAATATAGTAAAGAATACGAAGTTCCAATCACAACTGCACAAGCTGATAAAATCGTTTTACTTATGAAAGGGAAAAACATTAACATTTACGATAATACCGAGCGACTAGATTTGTTAAAACAAATCGCTAAAGTAACTACTCCTGCCACTGCCCAACAAGTAAATATTTTATTTCAGCAGCTATTAAAATAA
- a CDS encoding metal ABC transporter ATP-binding protein, with protein MNNILEIEGLTFRYEDRNVLEDINLQVPKGAFLGLVGPNGSGKSTLLKCLLGVLKPKQGSIRLFGIDSKKFKEWNKVGYVSQKASSFNSGFPATVFEVVSMGLVSKKGLFRFFTKDDNAKVEKAIADVGMSEFRGRNIGELSGGQQQRVFIARALVSDPELLILDEPTVGIDVKNVASFYEILEDLNKRLGITLILVTHDMGAVTEKVTHVACLNQHLHFHGNVEKFRELEDAEMSILYGHHVHRLEHEHGHHGRI; from the coding sequence ATGAATAATATATTGGAAATAGAAGGATTAACGTTTCGGTATGAAGATCGCAACGTGTTAGAAGATATTAATTTGCAAGTTCCGAAGGGAGCTTTTTTAGGTTTAGTTGGACCGAATGGTTCAGGGAAATCGACTTTACTTAAATGCTTATTGGGTGTTTTAAAACCAAAGCAAGGAAGTATTAGATTGTTTGGCATTGATAGTAAGAAATTTAAAGAGTGGAATAAAGTTGGTTATGTATCCCAAAAGGCAAGTAGCTTTAACTCAGGTTTCCCGGCAACTGTTTTCGAGGTTGTTTCAATGGGGCTCGTTTCGAAAAAAGGGCTTTTTCGCTTTTTTACGAAAGACGATAATGCGAAAGTAGAAAAAGCGATTGCTGATGTAGGTATGAGCGAGTTTCGAGGTCGCAACATTGGAGAACTTTCTGGTGGACAACAACAGCGTGTATTTATTGCTCGTGCACTTGTAAGTGATCCGGAATTGCTTATTTTGGACGAGCCTACTGTTGGGATTGATGTGAAAAATGTGGCAAGTTTTTATGAGATACTAGAGGATTTAAACAAAAGATTGGGAATTACGTTAATTCTTGTTACGCACGATATGGGTGCTGTAACAGAGAAGGTGACGCATGTTGCATGTTTGAATCAGCATTTACATTTCCATGGGAATGTAGAGAAATTCCGAGAGTTAGAAGATGCAGAAATGTCGATTTTATATGGACATCATGTTCATCGCTTAGAACATGAACATGGGCATCACGGGAGGATATAA
- the vrrA gene encoding VrrA/YqfQ family protein: protein MFPKSPIRQMYPNRGQQSYTPYPIPQLPPMAQKKKGFLAKLFKKHDPTEPFMQMVPPYRQMEGPPMMHQQPPPQYQQQQPYQQQYTQQYTQQYQPYMQQYPEQMIPPQMYESNDTRGAASATTAAASSSGIGSFFSNLISNPTNMINNIEKVSQVVQSVGPVVEQYGPIMRSLPSIVKILTSGKSTEENQTEDATEQVEVATPPPPPPKRKRKKIVLEPVIEKEVPKEPVQQSATKPKLYV, encoded by the coding sequence ATGTTTCCGAAATCCCCTATAAGACAAATGTATCCGAATCGAGGACAACAATCTTACACACCATATCCGATTCCACAACTACCACCGATGGCTCAAAAAAAGAAAGGTTTCCTTGCTAAACTCTTTAAAAAACACGATCCAACCGAACCTTTCATGCAAATGGTCCCTCCTTATCGACAAATGGAAGGGCCACCGATGATGCACCAACAACCGCCGCCCCAATATCAACAGCAACAGCCATACCAACAACAATATACACAACAATATACACAACAATATCAGCCATACATGCAGCAATATCCAGAGCAGATGATACCACCTCAAATGTATGAATCAAATGATACACGTGGTGCTGCGTCAGCTACAACTGCAGCGGCATCTAGCAGCGGCATCGGTAGTTTTTTTTCAAATTTAATTTCGAACCCAACTAATATGATAAATAATATCGAAAAAGTATCTCAAGTCGTGCAATCTGTCGGTCCTGTTGTCGAACAGTACGGTCCCATTATGCGTAGTCTACCAAGCATTGTTAAAATCCTCACCTCTGGAAAAAGTACGGAAGAAAATCAAACTGAAGATGCAACAGAACAGGTTGAGGTAGCAACTCCACCTCCTCCACCTCCAAAAAGGAAACGAAAAAAAATAGTGCTTGAACCGGTAATAGAAAAAGAGGTTCCGAAAGAACCCGTTCAACAATCAGCAACAAAACCAAAACTATATGTGTAA
- a CDS encoding Nif3-like dinuclear metal center hexameric protein codes for MSKIPNGHEIISLFEGMYPKHLAMEGDKIGLQIGALNKPVQHVLIALDVTEEVVDEAIQLGANIIIAHHPLIFNPLKAIHTDKAYGRIIETCIKNDIAVYAAHTNVDIAKGGVNDLLADALGLQNTEVLAPTYAEEMKKIVVFVPVTHAEEVRKALGDADAGHIGNYSHCTFGSEGVGTFIPQEGTNPYIGETGQLERVEEIRVETIIPASLQRKVIKAMLAAHPYEEVAYDVYPLDNKGETLGLGKIGYLQEEMTLEQFALHVKQSLHVKGARVVGKLDDKVRKVAVLGGDGNKYINQAKFKGADVYVTGDMYYHVAHDAMMIGLNIVDPGHNVEKVMKQGVQKQLQEKVDVKKFNVHIHASQLHTDPFTFV; via the coding sequence ATGAGTAAAATTCCGAATGGTCATGAAATTATTTCTTTGTTTGAAGGTATGTATCCGAAGCATTTAGCGATGGAAGGGGATAAGATTGGCTTACAGATTGGAGCGCTTAATAAACCTGTCCAGCACGTATTAATCGCGTTAGATGTAACTGAGGAAGTTGTGGACGAGGCGATCCAATTAGGAGCGAATATCATTATAGCGCACCATCCTTTAATCTTTAATCCATTAAAAGCGATTCATACAGATAAGGCGTACGGAAGAATTATTGAAACGTGTATTAAAAATGATATTGCGGTTTATGCCGCACATACAAATGTAGATATTGCTAAGGGCGGGGTAAATGATTTACTTGCTGATGCGTTAGGGTTACAAAATACAGAAGTATTAGCTCCTACATATGCAGAAGAAATGAAAAAAATTGTTGTATTTGTTCCAGTAACCCATGCAGAAGAAGTGCGCAAAGCTCTTGGAGATGCGGATGCAGGTCATATCGGTAATTATAGCCACTGTACGTTCGGTAGCGAAGGGGTAGGTACGTTTATCCCTCAAGAAGGTACAAATCCTTATATCGGAGAAACTGGGCAGTTAGAACGTGTGGAAGAGATACGTGTCGAAACGATTATTCCAGCTTCATTACAAAGAAAGGTTATTAAAGCGATGTTGGCAGCCCATCCATATGAAGAAGTGGCATATGATGTATATCCGCTTGATAATAAAGGTGAAACATTAGGTCTTGGTAAAATAGGGTATTTACAAGAAGAAATGACGCTTGAGCAGTTTGCTTTACATGTGAAACAATCATTACATGTAAAGGGTGCAAGAGTTGTTGGAAAGTTAGATGATAAGGTGCGTAAAGTAGCTGTACTTGGTGGTGACGGTAATAAATATATAAACCAAGCGAAATTTAAAGGAGCAGATGTATATGTAACAGGTGATATGTATTATCATGTTGCTCACGATGCGATGATGATTGGTTTAAATATAGTCGATCCAGGACATAACGTTGAAAAAGTAATGAAGCAAGGTGTACAAAAACAATTGCAAGAAAAAGTAGATGTGAAGAAATTCAATGTACACATTCACGCTTCGCAGTTACATACAGATCCATTCACATTTGTATAA
- a CDS encoding metal ABC transporter permease, which produces MIQDFLQYDFLRNSLYAGILIGLVAPLIGVFVVIRRMSLIADALSHVTLSGIAASLLLEKTIFTGGFLNPLYMGMFFSIGGALLIEKLRTVYKHYQELAIPIILSAGMGIGVIFISLANGFNTDLFSYLFGSVSAVTSADLIIIGIVAIVVIATIVLLYKELFLLSFDEEYAVSTGLSAKWIHFIFIILVALVIAVSMRVVGVLLVSSLMTLPVAASIRIAKGFKQTIFFSILFGEIAVIGGMFASYQLDLAPGGTIVMIAVLILIGAILWKKKKTA; this is translated from the coding sequence ATGATACAGGATTTTTTACAATATGATTTTTTACGTAATTCCTTATACGCTGGTATTTTAATAGGGCTTGTCGCACCACTTATCGGCGTGTTCGTTGTAATTCGCCGCATGTCGCTTATTGCGGATGCATTAAGTCATGTGACGTTATCAGGAATTGCAGCGAGTTTATTACTTGAAAAGACAATCTTTACCGGTGGGTTTTTAAACCCTTTATATATGGGGATGTTTTTTTCAATCGGTGGAGCATTGCTAATTGAAAAATTACGTACTGTATATAAACATTATCAAGAGTTAGCAATCCCGATTATACTTTCAGCAGGGATGGGGATTGGAGTTATCTTCATCTCACTTGCTAATGGATTCAATACGGATTTATTTAGTTATTTATTTGGTAGTGTAAGTGCTGTAACAAGTGCGGATTTAATTATTATTGGTATAGTAGCGATTGTTGTTATTGCGACGATTGTTTTATTATACAAAGAGTTGTTTTTACTATCATTTGATGAGGAATACGCTGTATCAACCGGTTTAAGTGCAAAGTGGATTCACTTTATCTTCATTATATTAGTTGCTCTTGTAATTGCGGTATCAATGCGTGTTGTAGGTGTTCTTCTCGTATCATCTTTAATGACGTTACCAGTTGCAGCAAGTATTCGTATTGCAAAAGGATTTAAACAAACAATTTTCTTTTCCATTTTATTTGGTGAAATTGCAGTAATTGGTGGAATGTTTGCTTCGTATCAACTTGATTTAGCTCCAGGTGGTACAATTGTTATGATAGCGGTTCTTATTTTAATTGGTGCAATTTTATGGAAAAAGAAAAAAACTGCATAA
- a CDS encoding Fur family transcriptional regulator gives MNLTEALRLMKEKGYKHTGKREEMLRLFAAHNRYLTAKDVLEHMKGDYPGLSFDTIYRNLTVFAEVGVLEQTELNGEKHFRFTCSIMEHHHHFICLDCGGTKEINSCPMDFMNKDFKGYEVTGHKFEIYGRCPKCAK, from the coding sequence ATGAATCTAACAGAAGCTTTACGCCTAATGAAGGAAAAGGGATACAAACATACAGGGAAAAGGGAAGAAATGCTGAGATTATTCGCAGCTCATAATCGTTATTTAACTGCGAAAGATGTTTTAGAGCATATGAAGGGTGATTATCCAGGACTTAGTTTTGATACGATTTATCGTAACTTAACGGTTTTTGCTGAAGTCGGTGTTTTAGAGCAAACGGAATTAAATGGTGAAAAGCATTTCCGTTTTACATGCTCCATTATGGAACATCATCATCATTTCATTTGTTTAGATTGTGGTGGTACAAAAGAGATTAATTCCTGCCCGATGGATTTTATGAATAAAGATTTTAAAGGTTATGAGGTAACGGGGCATAAGTTTGAAATATATGGTCGTTGCCCAAAATGTGCAAAATGA
- a CDS encoding 4-hydroxy-3-methylbut-2-enyl diphosphate reductase, producing MKIVKISPRGYCYGVVDAMVIARNAALDKSLPRPIYILGMIVHNKHVTDAFEEDGIITLDGPSRLEILDKIDSGTVIFTAHGVSPEVKQRAKEKGLTTIDATCPDVTKTHDLIEAKKAEGYHVIYIGKKNHPEPEGAVGIAPDIVHLIEKADDLKTLEIPTDKILVTNQTTMSQWDVQHLMEDIQKKFPTAEFHKEICLATQVRQEAVAKQADVADLTIVVGDPKSNNSNRLAQVSQEIAGTTAYRVADVSEIQLEWLQGVENVAVTAGASTPTPITKEVIAFLDQYDPMNPATWERIRKVPLQKILPRVKVKKEQ from the coding sequence ATGAAGATTGTTAAAATTTCCCCTCGTGGTTATTGCTACGGTGTTGTTGACGCAATGGTTATTGCACGTAACGCCGCATTAGATAAATCATTACCGAGACCCATTTATATTTTAGGTATGATTGTTCACAATAAGCATGTCACAGATGCTTTCGAAGAGGATGGCATCATTACATTAGACGGTCCAAGTCGATTAGAAATTTTAGATAAAATCGATTCTGGTACTGTTATTTTCACTGCACACGGTGTTTCTCCAGAAGTTAAACAACGTGCAAAAGAAAAAGGTTTAACGACAATTGATGCAACTTGTCCAGATGTTACAAAAACACATGACCTTATCGAAGCAAAGAAAGCTGAAGGATACCATGTCATTTATATCGGCAAAAAAAATCATCCAGAACCAGAAGGCGCAGTTGGTATCGCACCTGATATCGTTCATCTTATCGAAAAAGCTGATGATTTAAAAACACTAGAAATTCCAACGGATAAAATTTTAGTTACGAATCAAACAACAATGAGTCAATGGGATGTTCAACATTTAATGGAGGACATTCAGAAAAAATTCCCAACAGCAGAATTCCACAAGGAAATTTGTTTAGCAACTCAAGTTCGCCAAGAAGCTGTCGCTAAACAAGCTGATGTTGCAGATTTAACAATTGTTGTCGGTGATCCGAAAAGTAACAACTCAAACCGTTTAGCACAAGTATCACAAGAAATCGCTGGTACGACAGCATACCGCGTTGCAGACGTAAGTGAAATCCAATTAGAATGGCTACAAGGTGTAGAAAACGTAGCTGTTACAGCAGGTGCTTCTACTCCAACGCCAATTACAAAAGAAGTTATTGCTTTCTTAGATCAATATGACCCAATGAATCCAGCTACATGGGAAAGAATTCGAAAAGTACCACTTCAAAAGATACTACCTCGTGTAAAAGTGAAAAAAGAACAATAA
- a CDS encoding YitT family protein — translation MEKKQHRKESVIHLVYRLVMIVFGAACAAVAIELFLMPNKIIDGGIIGISLILDYLTPNIWWLSFSTLVVILNIPFMYSGYKQIGKTFMLSSAFGIVALAFIESTLHAIPPFTTEPILATVFGGLILGIGVGLVIRHGGSLDGTEIMGILLTKKLPFSVGEFVMFVNLFIFAWAAFVFGVEQAMYSVMTYYIAFKTIDTVIQGLDETKAVLIVSDQYEEVSNAILHRLGRGTTKLVAKGGYTDKEKEVIYAVVTRLEVTKLKSIVHEIDENAFVTIMNTQETNGGKFKSAIH, via the coding sequence ATGGAAAAAAAGCAACATCGAAAAGAAAGTGTTATTCATCTTGTATATCGTTTAGTTATGATTGTCTTTGGGGCAGCGTGTGCGGCGGTAGCGATTGAACTGTTTTTAATGCCAAATAAAATTATTGATGGTGGAATTATTGGTATTTCTCTTATATTAGATTATCTTACTCCTAATATTTGGTGGTTAAGCTTTTCTACTTTAGTTGTTATCCTCAACATTCCTTTTATGTACTCCGGGTATAAGCAAATTGGAAAAACATTCATGTTATCTTCAGCATTTGGAATTGTAGCTTTAGCATTTATTGAATCAACGTTGCATGCTATCCCGCCATTTACAACAGAGCCGATTTTAGCAACAGTTTTCGGCGGTCTTATTTTAGGGATTGGTGTAGGACTTGTTATTCGTCATGGTGGATCGTTAGACGGGACCGAGATTATGGGAATTCTATTAACGAAGAAATTACCGTTTTCTGTTGGTGAATTCGTAATGTTTGTGAACTTATTCATTTTTGCATGGGCAGCATTTGTTTTTGGTGTTGAACAAGCGATGTATTCTGTTATGACGTACTATATCGCATTCAAAACAATTGATACGGTAATTCAAGGATTAGACGAAACGAAAGCAGTTTTAATAGTATCGGATCAATATGAGGAAGTATCAAATGCGATTTTACACCGCCTTGGTCGTGGAACAACAAAACTTGTTGCTAAAGGTGGCTATACAGATAAAGAAAAAGAAGTTATTTATGCAGTTGTAACACGTCTGGAAGTGACGAAGTTAAAATCAATTGTGCATGAAATTGATGAAAACGCATTTGTTACGATTATGAATACACAAGAGACAAATGGTGGTAAGTTTAAATCAGCAATTCACTAA
- a CDS encoding DEAD/DEAH box helicase — translation MTLQTFTQYDFKPFLIDAVRELRFTEPTGIQKKIFPVVKKGVSIIGQSQTGSGKTHAYLLPTLNRIDASREEVQLVITAPTRELAQQIYEEIVKLTKFCAEDQMITARCLIGGTDKQRSIEKLKKQPHIVVGTPGRIKDLVEEKALFVYKADTIIVDEADLMLDMGFIQDVDKIAARMPKNLQMLVFSATIPQKLKPFLKKYMENPEHIHINPKQVAAGNIDHYLVPSRHRNKTELVKNMLLQFKPYLAIVFTNTKKKADEVADGLAERGLKVGRIHGDLSPRDRRKMMKQVRDLEFQYIVATDLAARGIDIEGISHVINYELPPDLDFFVHRVGRTARAGHSGIAVTIYDPANEEALDSLEKQRHIEFKHVDLRGDEWADLGDRRRRKSRKKPSDGLDVMATKVVKKPKKVKPNYKRKLATERDKVKKKYSNKKR, via the coding sequence ATGACACTACAAACTTTTACACAGTATGATTTTAAACCATTTTTAATAGATGCAGTTCGTGAACTACGCTTTACAGAGCCAACAGGAATTCAAAAGAAAATTTTCCCGGTCGTGAAAAAAGGTGTGAGTATAATTGGACAATCCCAAACTGGTTCTGGGAAAACACATGCATACTTACTTCCTACATTAAACAGAATTGATGCAAGTCGTGAAGAGGTACAACTTGTTATTACAGCGCCTACTCGTGAGTTAGCACAACAAATTTACGAAGAAATTGTGAAACTAACAAAGTTCTGTGCAGAAGATCAAATGATTACAGCACGCTGTTTAATTGGTGGAACTGATAAACAACGATCAATTGAAAAGTTGAAAAAACAACCTCATATTGTAGTTGGAACGCCAGGACGTATTAAAGATTTAGTAGAAGAAAAGGCGCTATTTGTTTATAAAGCGGATACTATTATTGTCGATGAAGCGGACTTAATGCTTGATATGGGATTCATTCAAGATGTAGATAAAATTGCGGCACGTATGCCTAAAAATCTGCAAATGTTAGTTTTCTCTGCAACAATTCCTCAAAAATTAAAACCATTTTTGAAGAAATATATGGAGAATCCAGAACATATTCATATTAATCCGAAGCAAGTTGCAGCAGGAAATATTGATCATTACCTTGTGCCTTCAAGACACCGTAATAAAACTGAATTAGTGAAAAATATGCTACTTCAATTTAAACCATATTTAGCAATTGTCTTTACAAACACAAAGAAGAAGGCTGACGAAGTAGCCGATGGATTAGCAGAACGTGGATTAAAAGTAGGGCGTATACACGGTGATTTATCACCACGTGATCGTAGAAAAATGATGAAACAAGTTCGTGATTTAGAGTTCCAATACATTGTCGCAACAGATTTGGCGGCACGCGGTATTGATATTGAAGGAATTAGCCATGTTATTAACTATGAACTTCCACCAGATTTAGATTTCTTCGTTCACCGTGTTGGAAGAACTGCACGTGCGGGTCATTCAGGTATTGCAGTGACGATTTATGATCCAGCAAATGAAGAAGCGTTAGATAGTTTGGAAAAACAACGTCATATCGAGTTTAAACATGTAGATTTACGCGGAGATGAATGGGCGGATTTAGGTGACCGTCGTCGTCGTAAGAGCCGTAAAAAACCAAGTGATGGACTAGATGTTATGGCAACAAAAGTTGTTAAGAAGCCGAAAAAAGTAAAACCAAACTATAAACGAAAACTTGCAACAGAACGTGACAAAGTGAAGAAAAAATATAGCAATAAAAAAAGATAA
- the cccA gene encoding cytochrome c550, whose amino-acid sequence MKRNPLIPFALIAALGIIVMFVFSFQGLNKSKELADAKNGGKPAQTASKPEDIVKQSCTSCHGDQLQGAVGPNLQKIGGKLSKDEIKEVISKGKGNMPPNIVPADQAAKVADWLSKKK is encoded by the coding sequence ATGAAACGTAATCCGTTGATTCCGTTCGCTCTTATTGCAGCATTAGGTATTATCGTTATGTTTGTATTTTCATTTCAGGGGCTAAATAAATCTAAAGAGTTAGCTGATGCAAAAAATGGTGGGAAACCAGCACAAACAGCATCAAAGCCAGAGGATATTGTAAAGCAAAGCTGTACGAGCTGTCATGGTGATCAGTTACAAGGAGCGGTAGGCCCTAATTTACAAAAAATTGGTGGGAAACTTTCAAAAGATGAAATTAAAGAAGTTATTTCAAAAGGAAAAGGAAATATGCCGCCAAATATAGTTCCAGCTGATCAAGCGGCAAAAGTAGCTGATTGGTTATCGAAGAAAAAATAA